The region GCATCCGCCGCCATATTCGTCGGTGATCTTTACCAGCCTTAACAATAAGGCCTTCGGCTTGATATAATTAGGATTGACGTCTGCCGCGGTGCTGTAGTCTTTAAATTCATGGTAACGCTTAACCGGGGCATAGATTTCATCTGCCAGCTTCTGGGCACTATCCTTCAGGGTAGGCGTAAAACCGGCATTGTCCCGGACGTATCTGGCCATAGCCTTGGCGGCAATTCTTCCTTCCGCATGTGAACCGGAGGAGAACTTGTGACCTGAGGCGCCCACTCCATCACCGGCGGTGAAGAGTCCGTTGACCGTAGTCATTCGGTTATATCCCCAATCCCATTCTTTGGGGGCGATATCCGACGGACCGCTTACCCAGATGCCGCAGCAGCCTGAGTGTGAACCTAAGAGATAAGGTTCGGTGGGGACAAGCTCGGATTTCGTGTCCTCGGGGGCGATATTCATACCTGCCCACAGCCCGGCCTGACCAATAGTCATATCAAGGAAGTCTTCCCATGCCTCGGCCTCAAGATGCTTTATCTCCTTCTTGTCCTTACCCTTGGAGAGTTCGGCCAGAGCCGTAGGGGTATCCATGTAAATAGGGCCGCGGCCTTCTTTTATCTCGTGAAGCATCAGATGGTTCCTCAAGCAAGAGGGAACCACTTTTGAGGCGCCGTAAGGCAAATATTGCTGGAGCATTTCTTTGTTTTTGACCATGTAATCTTCGCCCAGGGCATTGATGGCCTTGGATTTGAACAGCAGGAACCAGGCGCCGACCGGTCCGTATCCATCCTTAAACCTGCTCGGGACGAAGCGGTTTTCCATCATAGTCATTTCAGCGCCTACCTGCATGCACATAGTGTAGGTGGAACCGGCATTCCAGACCGGATACCAGGCCCGGCCCATCCCCTCGCCTGTGGAACGGGGCCGGTAGACATTCACCGCGCCGCCGCAAGCCACCAGCATGGTCTTGCACTTGATGACATAAACCTTATTTTCCCGGGTGCTGAATCCAACCGCGCCAGCGATGGTATTGGGCTTGTTGGCATCCAGGAGGAGCTTGACAATAAAGACCCTCTCTAAGATATTGTCCATACCCAGGGCGGCTTTGGCGGCTTCAGCCACGATCGTCTTGTAGGATTCTCCATTAATCATTATCTGCCACTTGCCGCTTCTGACCGGCTTGCCGCCTTCAGCTAAAGGTGTGACACCTTTGGCCCCATCCACGGCATGACCGTCTTCAGTCTTCCAAATAGGAAGTCCCCACTTTTCAAAGAGATGGACTGAATCGTCCACGTGCCTGCCCACATCATAGATCAGGTCTTCCCGGACGATCCCCATCAGATCGTTTCTTACCATTCTGACATAATCATCTGGGGTATTTTCACCCAGATAGGTATTGATGGCCGAAAGACCCTGGGCTACAGCGCCGCTTCTCTCCATGGCGGCCTTGTCCACCAGGAGAACTTTGGCGTCAGGGGCCCACTTCTTTATTTCGTAAGCTGCTCCACAGCAAGCCATCCCCCCACCGACAATTAAAATATCGGTTTCCAGCTCTACTATTTCCGGGTTCAGAGTAGCGGGAAGCTCACCTAACGGTTGATTTGGTAATGCCATATTA is a window of bacterium DNA encoding:
- the aprA gene encoding adenylyl-sulfate reductase subunit alpha, with product MALPNQPLGELPATLNPEIVELETDILIVGGGMACCGAAYEIKKWAPDAKVLLVDKAAMERSGAVAQGLSAINTYLGENTPDDYVRMVRNDLMGIVREDLIYDVGRHVDDSVHLFEKWGLPIWKTEDGHAVDGAKGVTPLAEGGKPVRSGKWQIMINGESYKTIVAEAAKAALGMDNILERVFIVKLLLDANKPNTIAGAVGFSTRENKVYVIKCKTMLVACGGAVNVYRPRSTGEGMGRAWYPVWNAGSTYTMCMQVGAEMTMMENRFVPSRFKDGYGPVGAWFLLFKSKAINALGEDYMVKNKEMLQQYLPYGASKVVPSCLRNHLMLHEIKEGRGPIYMDTPTALAELSKGKDKKEIKHLEAEAWEDFLDMTIGQAGLWAGMNIAPEDTKSELVPTEPYLLGSHSGCCGIWVSGPSDIAPKEWDWGYNRMTTVNGLFTAGDGVGASGHKFSSGSHAEGRIAAKAMARYVRDNAGFTPTLKDSAQKLADEIYAPVKRYHEFKDYSTAADVNPNYIKPKALLLRLVKITDEYGGGCATQYVTNKTMLETAMNLLEMAREDSEKMAAGDLHELMRAWENYHRIWTVESHLRHILFREESRYPGFYYRADFDLVDEENWKCFVNSKYDPETKKWSVLKKEYKQLISD